The following coding sequences are from one Leptospira mayottensis 200901116 window:
- a CDS encoding LIMLP_04285 family protein, whose product MITKPSIFLILFVSLFLNTLFADTVKNIKTNEVIENVKTSENEQGILVEYEDGTKRGFKKEMITIEKKEITWAKKEESKEETKGDRYLALSSMSLLLILFFALP is encoded by the coding sequence ATGATTACAAAGCCATCGATATTTCTTATTTTATTCGTATCACTCTTTTTAAACACTCTTTTTGCGGACACCGTAAAAAACATTAAAACGAACGAAGTGATCGAAAACGTCAAAACGTCCGAAAACGAGCAAGGCATCCTTGTTGAATACGAGGACGGAACGAAACGCGGCTTTAAAAAGGAAATGATTACGATCGAAAAAAAAGAAATAACATGGGCAAAAAAAGAAGAGTCGAAAGAGGAAACGAAAGGAGATCGTTATCTCGCCTTGAGTTCTATGAGCTTACTTTTAATCCTATTCTTCGCACTTCCGTGA
- a CDS encoding MotA/TolQ/ExbB proton channel family protein, protein MKFSSIKKEFKWVTIALIISGLISFSTSVLFAQNKTSETTKTEAPASTPTIQETKTETPAQTTDKSWGFVDLFLLGGWTMYPLAFSSIVALGIIFERIYFLATAKLLPKGYNIDLGETMDAKGLNAVQGFLDERKDYKITQVLSGGIDVSSGDAEIFAKGVEREAAEIITVLERGLVILAAVSTIAPLIGFLGTVSGMINAFDAIANADQVNAKVVAGGIKEALITTAAGLIVAIPAMTFHQYLTSRIDGFTSEIEEAANRIYKEFLKRNSQKV, encoded by the coding sequence ATGAAATTTTCCTCTATAAAAAAAGAATTTAAATGGGTAACGATCGCACTGATCATCTCGGGACTCATTTCTTTTTCCACATCCGTATTATTCGCACAAAATAAAACTTCGGAAACAACCAAGACGGAAGCACCTGCATCCACTCCGACAATCCAAGAAACAAAAACCGAAACACCCGCCCAAACAACGGATAAAAGTTGGGGATTTGTGGATCTTTTTCTTCTAGGCGGTTGGACAATGTACCCGTTAGCTTTTTCTTCAATCGTCGCTTTGGGAATCATCTTTGAAAGAATTTATTTCTTAGCGACCGCGAAACTTCTTCCGAAAGGTTATAATATCGATTTGGGGGAAACCATGGACGCGAAAGGTTTAAACGCAGTCCAAGGCTTTCTTGACGAAAGAAAAGACTACAAGATCACTCAAGTTCTTTCGGGTGGAATTGACGTATCTTCTGGAGACGCTGAAATTTTCGCAAAAGGTGTGGAAAGAGAAGCAGCGGAAATAATTACGGTTTTGGAAAGAGGACTCGTAATTCTTGCGGCGGTATCCACGATCGCTCCTTTAATCGGATTTTTGGGAACGGTTTCCGGTATGATCAACGCGTTCGACGCAATCGCCAACGCAGACCAAGTAAACGCAAAAGTGGTCGCCGGCGGAATCAAGGAAGCATTGATTACGACAGCGGCAGGTTTAATCGTAGCAATTCCTGCAATGACGTTTCACCAATATCTAACCTCCAGAATCGACGGTTTTACTTCCGAAATTGAAGAAGCAGCCAATAGGATTTATAAGGAATTCTTAAAAAGGAATTCTCAAAAGGTTTAA
- a CDS encoding adenylate/guanylate cyclase domain-containing protein: MNSFLNLYNWNIRQKLMVIISFIILISLGSIIALATYFFKSDNEIRIKENNLKLTNVISQKVRSDIASLTKRSLLLARSVAGSEESDDILQNDEDIFYLKIFRKEGPNYVGIKRIANESTLKNFKVSPDNADKIVRKYLNKQKKAQIGKPQVFNVSPDFRRPVLYLSIVLGSGVNSATLVSLVRMDSILDSFKTSGITQFFLVDDDGKLVAHSDSNLVLQPTDLSDDPIVKNLLESTISNGQTRYKGKDDQFYLGSFRRIGYAGLGVISSTSEKKAFEAVYNIQKRNIYLMIVVVNISILFVFFYSRRLTRPILKLVDASKQIEHGNFHIDLKPESGDEIGRLTSSFVEMGKGLSDRDKMKDAFGKFVNKDIAEMVLKGEVKLGGDKRECAILFSDIRSFTSISEKIEPELVVEFLNQYFTAMVKCINKHEGNINKYIGDAIMAVWGELGHKDSDTEKAILAALDMRKSLIEFNKGRGNDKRPKIFIGIGINTGEVIAGQIGSEDRLEYTVIGDAVNLASRVESLTKVFGADILITGNSYEKVKGIFKVTKLRPIQVKGKKSLQTIYAVLGHSKDKACPKNLKELRKQIGMDFKSGRSR; this comes from the coding sequence ATGAATTCATTCCTCAATTTATACAACTGGAATATTCGCCAGAAACTAATGGTGATCATTTCATTCATCATCTTAATTTCTTTAGGATCGATCATTGCTCTCGCCACGTATTTTTTTAAGTCGGACAATGAAATCCGTATTAAGGAAAATAACTTAAAACTGACCAACGTGATCAGTCAAAAAGTGCGCTCCGATATAGCATCGCTTACGAAACGTTCTTTGCTTCTTGCGAGGTCCGTTGCAGGTTCGGAAGAGTCGGACGATATTCTCCAAAATGACGAAGACATTTTTTATCTGAAAATTTTCAGAAAGGAAGGACCGAATTATGTGGGGATTAAACGAATTGCTAACGAATCTACTCTCAAAAATTTCAAAGTTTCTCCCGATAACGCAGACAAAATCGTACGCAAGTATTTAAACAAGCAGAAGAAAGCCCAAATTGGAAAACCTCAGGTTTTTAATGTGTCTCCGGATTTTCGCAGACCTGTGTTATATCTTTCCATCGTTCTTGGAAGTGGGGTTAATTCGGCTACGCTTGTTTCTTTGGTGAGAATGGATTCCATATTAGATTCTTTTAAAACATCCGGAATTACCCAGTTTTTTCTTGTAGACGATGATGGAAAGTTGGTCGCACATTCCGATTCGAATTTGGTATTGCAACCGACCGATCTTAGTGATGATCCAATCGTTAAGAATTTATTGGAAAGTACGATCAGTAATGGACAAACTCGTTATAAGGGAAAAGACGATCAATTTTATCTGGGTTCTTTTAGGAGAATCGGATATGCGGGGTTGGGGGTAATTTCTAGCACCTCGGAGAAGAAGGCTTTTGAAGCAGTTTATAACATTCAGAAGAGAAATATCTATCTCATGATCGTAGTCGTAAATATCTCGATTTTATTTGTGTTTTTTTATTCAAGAAGACTGACAAGGCCGATTTTAAAACTCGTAGACGCATCCAAACAAATCGAACACGGAAACTTTCACATTGATCTAAAGCCAGAATCGGGGGATGAAATCGGAAGACTTACTTCTTCCTTTGTGGAAATGGGTAAAGGGTTGTCCGATCGGGATAAGATGAAGGATGCTTTCGGAAAATTCGTAAACAAGGACATTGCCGAAATGGTCCTCAAAGGAGAAGTTAAACTTGGAGGAGACAAACGGGAGTGTGCGATTTTGTTTTCCGATATCCGCAGTTTTACTTCCATCTCGGAAAAAATCGAACCAGAACTTGTCGTTGAATTTTTAAATCAGTATTTTACCGCGATGGTAAAATGTATCAACAAACATGAGGGAAACATTAACAAATACATCGGTGATGCGATCATGGCCGTTTGGGGAGAATTAGGTCATAAGGATTCCGACACCGAAAAGGCGATTTTGGCCGCACTTGATATGCGTAAGAGTTTGATTGAATTCAATAAAGGGCGCGGAAACGATAAAAGACCCAAAATTTTTATTGGTATTGGAATCAACACCGGAGAAGTCATTGCAGGACAGATTGGCTCTGAAGATAGACTTGAGTATACGGTCATTGGTGATGCGGTAAACCTTGCCTCCAGAGTAGAATCTTTGACGAAAGTATTCGGGGCGGATATTTTAATTACTGGGAATTCTTACGAAAAAGTAAAGGGAATCTTCAAAGTGACAAAACTAAGACCGATCCAGGTGAAGGGAAAAAAGTCTCTACAAACCATCTACGCGGTTTTAGGACATTCTAAAGATAAAGCCTGTCCTAAAAACCTGAAGGAACTTCGAAAGCAAATCGGAATGGATTTCAAATCCGGCAGGTCTAGATAA
- the lipL48 gene encoding oxidative stress response protein LipL48 yields the protein MESTFSQRTSLFIISVALLLSSFVNCNENKQDNNLLMALILLTGTNENAGAAVCDGTSIQGGNTVLSGNITSSQNFAAYSSSSISGIVKVKSGATLTFERGSVIFGTAGSALIIEPGAKIVTTGDANAPVCFTSSKTSGNRAPGDWGGILIVGDGIGSRAAAQNTEGGTGLQYNSGANDNGSSGSLSYTIVEFAGNEVSPGDELNGMSLYVVGSGTTLDHVQVHRHLDDGIESWGGAWNGKYLLLTGGMDDDLDLDEAFTGKVQFLISHKYPTSCGGTVSTDPHGFEMDGTHSGGTASATSKTTTNVKLSNFTLLGKKVSNGFGARLREGLQGKFTNGIIYGFQSGNIDCVLNATVGGPITSPTFTDVLVEAAKSNGNTASCVLPSTGLTSLPVISLGSGDSDNCAFTTKPDYQPSGEASAISTSALTAQSSDSFFTDNTTYGGMLSGLNWAYGWTVYRAK from the coding sequence ATGGAATCAACTTTCTCACAAAGGACTTCACTCTTCATCATAAGTGTAGCCCTATTACTTTCTTCTTTTGTAAACTGTAATGAAAACAAACAAGACAACAATCTATTGATGGCTCTCATTCTTTTAACGGGGACCAATGAAAACGCTGGAGCTGCGGTCTGCGACGGAACCTCCATTCAAGGCGGAAACACAGTTCTTTCGGGAAATATCACATCAAGCCAAAACTTTGCGGCTTACTCTTCCTCATCGATCAGTGGAATCGTAAAAGTAAAAAGTGGAGCAACTCTAACCTTCGAAAGAGGTTCTGTAATTTTCGGGACGGCAGGTTCCGCTTTGATTATCGAACCAGGTGCCAAGATCGTAACCACCGGAGATGCGAACGCTCCCGTATGTTTCACTTCCTCCAAAACTTCCGGCAATAGAGCACCGGGGGATTGGGGTGGAATTTTGATCGTAGGCGACGGTATAGGTTCCAGAGCAGCCGCACAAAACACGGAAGGCGGAACCGGTCTTCAATACAATAGCGGTGCTAACGACAACGGAAGCTCCGGTAGCCTCTCTTATACGATCGTCGAATTTGCAGGAAACGAAGTTTCACCCGGAGACGAGTTGAATGGGATGTCTCTATACGTAGTAGGAAGTGGAACCACTCTGGACCACGTTCAAGTTCACAGACACTTGGACGACGGTATAGAATCTTGGGGTGGAGCTTGGAACGGGAAATATCTTCTACTGACAGGTGGAATGGACGACGACTTGGATCTGGACGAAGCATTCACCGGAAAAGTCCAGTTTTTGATCTCTCATAAATATCCAACCTCTTGCGGAGGGACTGTTTCTACAGATCCTCACGGTTTTGAAATGGATGGAACTCATAGCGGTGGAACAGCTTCTGCAACCTCTAAAACCACAACAAATGTAAAACTCTCCAATTTTACTCTTCTCGGAAAAAAAGTATCAAACGGCTTTGGAGCGAGATTGAGAGAAGGACTCCAAGGAAAATTCACCAATGGAATTATCTACGGATTTCAGTCCGGAAACATTGATTGTGTACTGAACGCTACGGTCGGAGGTCCCATAACCTCTCCAACTTTCACCGACGTTCTGGTCGAAGCGGCTAAATCGAACGGAAACACAGCGAGTTGTGTACTACCGAGTACTGGTCTAACTTCACTTCCGGTTATTTCCTTGGGTTCTGGAGATTCAGACAACTGTGCGTTTACTACTAAACCGGACTATCAACCTTCCGGAGAAGCTTCCGCCATCTCGACGTCTGCACTTACCGCACAATCCTCAGACTCGTTTTTTACCGATAACACAACTTACGGCGGTATGCTCAGTGGTTTGAACTGGGCTTATGGATGGACCGTTTACAGAGCAAAATAA
- a CDS encoding ExbD/TolR family protein, with protein MSLKKKKNPPSIPVSSMADIAFLLLVFFMVTSVLDTDPDLPITLPDVPGGEQLNKKIANLYLSADKDKAVYFNQVKMPLNEAINHVRAKLATTPDLKVLIHADKNLPYAELDNTFEFLKEAGALKISLVTKTTQGGGL; from the coding sequence ATGAGCTTAAAGAAGAAAAAAAATCCACCTTCGATTCCAGTTAGCTCGATGGCAGATATCGCATTTTTACTTTTGGTTTTTTTCATGGTTACTTCCGTTTTAGATACGGATCCGGACCTACCGATCACTCTTCCGGACGTTCCAGGAGGAGAACAGTTAAACAAAAAAATCGCAAATTTATATCTTAGCGCCGATAAAGACAAAGCGGTCTACTTCAATCAGGTTAAAATGCCTTTGAACGAAGCGATCAATCATGTCAGAGCAAAACTAGCAACGACTCCCGATCTTAAGGTTTTGATTCACGCCGATAAAAATTTACCTTATGCCGAACTAGACAACACCTTCGAATTCTTGAAGGAAGCCGGAGCATTGAAAATTTCTCTCGTCACAAAGACTACACAAGGCGGAGGTCTTTGA
- a CDS encoding LA3241 family PerA/PerB upregulated protein: MDRLQSKITLIEDSQGKESSVLNMFQNHKFIFLNIPLLILLSTSIFDCKDKGQRPDFEKELRNSKLVSEIQKDREILKSEIKESYTLQNSSQSVEEALTKALTEIRDNPNQSDDLLHYSCNPKEIRKIYLPNNLDQNNIAANSKIEDSMYLILLRRTAGISKIRQNLKGRKGPIKVLPFVKPYNVRKLTNINGYIIGEFSLQVGLKTIRIDEIKLIIEHKNQFKVCTYGT, translated from the coding sequence ATGGACCGTTTACAGAGCAAAATAACTTTAATAGAGGATTCCCAAGGAAAGGAATCCTCTGTCCTTAATATGTTTCAGAATCATAAATTCATTTTTCTTAATATTCCCTTGTTGATCCTTTTATCAACTTCAATATTCGATTGTAAAGACAAAGGACAACGCCCCGACTTTGAGAAGGAACTTAGAAATTCAAAGCTCGTTTCAGAAATCCAAAAAGATCGGGAAATTCTAAAATCGGAAATCAAAGAATCATACACTCTTCAAAACTCGTCTCAATCCGTAGAAGAAGCACTGACAAAAGCGCTTACGGAAATACGAGATAATCCAAATCAATCGGACGATCTGCTTCACTATTCGTGTAATCCAAAAGAAATCAGAAAGATATATCTCCCCAATAATTTGGATCAAAACAACATCGCAGCGAATTCGAAAATAGAAGATTCGATGTATCTGATTCTCCTCAGAAGAACTGCAGGAATAAGTAAAATCCGACAAAATCTTAAAGGACGAAAGGGGCCGATTAAAGTGCTTCCTTTTGTTAAACCGTATAACGTCCGTAAGTTGACGAATATAAACGGATATATTATCGGGGAATTCTCTTTACAAGTCGGCTTAAAGACGATCCGAATCGATGAAATTAAACTAATTATAGAACATAAAAATCAATTTAAAGTTTGTACATACGGAACATGA
- a CDS encoding TonB-dependent receptor has product MKHKTIYLLFFFSMITSPIFGQTTGKLGGKVVDSESGDPVFGTVVIVRSIKAATRSDFDGKYELNLPPGEHTVEFQMIGFATQSKKVTISPGTRLSLNVVMGAKLLDTVEVQGRGLENSDSALLALQRKSGIISDGISEESIKKSPDSSAGDVLRRVTGITLVGGKFIFVRGLGERYSNTILNDSIIPSPEPDKRIVPLDLFPAGVIKNIRVSKTASAEDSAEFSGGIVKIETKEYPDNLSLSVSLGVGKNTQVAGHKFKSFNTGDIQNNFGLVSKKQELPDMISGLPKAIPFVEGDRFGGIPTNLMKVGALSFNQEWSPKEEDSPFNKSFSISAGNSFKTEKWGRFGVLAGTTYNRSYNYREEANARFQASNPISLYLKDSNILRPLNQNNLKIYGEEVLWGNNLNLAYEPKIGQQLFIKTLYSVQSDKTVREGEGANYIDNFNFKSTNLSYISRTIFNNTLGGEHEINAFGSRSHKVEWNINYALAERDEPDARNQAWSQGGTDLANGFRRLGNNPDGTRYFSNTEDTVRSQSLKYEIPFNQWDGLQSKLKFGISNLDRFKHFEFREIAQRNFNGSDKDYIYPIPGEIIYNPLNYVNGNRKVYERASGNNAYDASQALRAAFTQLEVPILAKLKTIFGVRYEDSYQKTQTYDLKNSWNGFNTSYGCKTNSEEERLLLVRSNICDANNVGIGELRTQDKLPSANIVWELVKDMNLRFGYSQTLTRPDLRELSPFGFAAYFQADRIFGNASLQRTYIHNYDARWEYYLTNTDYIGVGAFFKNLSNPIELIGLPVAGSANLVYKYANAQQATIRGIELDYRRELLWWLKVEANVFFIKSRVDVIDANIYGFIATGQVDPISTYSAYAPTTLNRPLQGQSDFVANFKVDLFVSKSKKHNIGLYYNYFSDRIALVGSDGVPNAIQKGTGTSDVVYIYRHNDRFDLRSSVRNIMNSQFKITQTDPLTGQEYVFQKYRTGLDISFSATYKL; this is encoded by the coding sequence ATGAAACATAAAACAATCTATTTATTATTCTTTTTCTCAATGATAACAAGTCCTATATTCGGACAAACAACTGGGAAGTTAGGCGGAAAGGTAGTCGATTCGGAATCGGGTGACCCAGTTTTCGGAACAGTCGTAATCGTTCGTTCGATCAAAGCGGCGACTCGAAGCGACTTTGACGGGAAATATGAACTCAACCTTCCTCCGGGTGAACATACCGTGGAATTTCAGATGATCGGATTTGCCACACAATCCAAGAAAGTAACAATCAGCCCTGGAACCAGACTTTCCTTAAACGTCGTAATGGGAGCAAAACTTCTCGATACGGTAGAAGTACAAGGACGGGGTCTTGAAAATTCGGATTCCGCTTTATTGGCTTTGCAAAGAAAAAGCGGAATCATCTCCGACGGAATCAGTGAGGAATCGATTAAGAAAAGTCCAGATTCGTCCGCAGGGGACGTTCTCAGAAGAGTTACGGGAATCACCCTCGTAGGTGGTAAATTTATTTTCGTCCGCGGTCTCGGCGAAAGATATTCCAATACGATTCTAAACGATTCCATTATCCCTTCTCCTGAACCGGATAAACGGATCGTACCTTTGGATTTATTTCCGGCCGGTGTAATCAAAAACATTCGAGTCTCCAAAACCGCCTCAGCAGAAGATTCCGCAGAATTCTCCGGAGGAATCGTCAAAATAGAAACCAAAGAATATCCCGATAATCTTTCACTCTCCGTTTCGTTGGGAGTCGGAAAAAATACCCAGGTTGCCGGTCATAAATTCAAATCCTTCAACACAGGCGATATACAGAACAACTTCGGCTTGGTTTCCAAAAAACAAGAACTTCCGGATATGATTTCAGGTTTACCGAAAGCGATTCCTTTTGTGGAAGGAGATCGTTTTGGCGGTATTCCGACCAACCTGATGAAAGTAGGCGCCCTATCCTTCAATCAAGAATGGTCTCCCAAAGAGGAAGATTCTCCTTTTAACAAATCATTTAGCATCTCCGCAGGTAATTCGTTTAAGACGGAAAAATGGGGAAGATTCGGAGTTCTTGCTGGAACAACTTACAATCGAAGTTATAACTATCGCGAAGAAGCGAACGCCCGCTTCCAAGCCTCCAATCCGATTTCTCTTTATTTAAAAGATTCTAATATACTGCGTCCTCTAAATCAGAATAACCTTAAAATTTACGGGGAAGAAGTTCTTTGGGGAAACAACCTAAACCTCGCATACGAACCTAAAATCGGGCAGCAGTTATTTATAAAAACCTTATATTCGGTTCAATCCGATAAGACTGTTCGGGAGGGAGAAGGCGCAAATTACATTGATAATTTCAACTTCAAGTCCACAAACCTAAGTTATATCAGTAGAACTATCTTCAATAACACATTAGGCGGCGAACACGAAATCAATGCGTTCGGCTCAAGATCCCATAAAGTAGAATGGAACATAAACTATGCGTTAGCCGAAAGAGACGAACCTGACGCTCGAAATCAAGCCTGGTCCCAAGGTGGGACGGACCTTGCCAACGGTTTTAGAAGATTGGGAAATAATCCCGACGGAACAAGATACTTTTCGAATACGGAGGATACAGTCAGAAGCCAATCCCTCAAATACGAAATCCCGTTTAACCAATGGGACGGACTTCAGAGCAAGTTAAAATTCGGAATCAGCAATCTGGATCGATTTAAACATTTCGAGTTTCGGGAAATCGCTCAAAGGAACTTCAACGGAAGCGACAAAGATTATATCTATCCGATTCCCGGAGAAATCATCTACAATCCTTTGAATTACGTGAACGGAAATAGGAAAGTGTACGAACGCGCTTCCGGTAACAACGCCTACGACGCTTCTCAGGCATTACGTGCGGCCTTTACCCAATTGGAAGTCCCGATTCTTGCAAAGTTAAAAACGATCTTCGGAGTAAGGTACGAGGATAGTTATCAGAAGACGCAAACCTATGATCTTAAAAACAGCTGGAACGGATTCAATACAAGTTACGGTTGTAAAACAAATTCAGAAGAGGAAAGATTACTACTAGTTAGATCCAATATATGCGATGCAAATAACGTAGGAATCGGCGAACTACGGACACAGGATAAACTACCTTCCGCAAACATAGTCTGGGAACTCGTAAAAGATATGAATCTCAGATTCGGATATTCTCAAACGCTTACAAGACCTGACCTAAGGGAACTTTCTCCTTTCGGCTTTGCGGCCTATTTTCAAGCGGATCGAATTTTCGGTAACGCAAGTCTTCAAAGGACCTACATCCACAATTACGATGCCAGATGGGAATACTATCTTACAAATACGGATTATATAGGCGTAGGAGCCTTCTTTAAGAATCTTTCAAATCCGATCGAGTTGATCGGATTACCCGTGGCGGGAAGCGCGAATTTAGTTTATAAATACGCGAATGCTCAACAGGCAACAATTCGAGGTATCGAATTAGACTATCGCAGAGAACTTCTTTGGTGGCTTAAAGTCGAAGCGAACGTCTTCTTCATTAAATCGAGAGTGGACGTAATCGACGCAAACATCTACGGTTTTATAGCGACAGGTCAAGTGGATCCGATTTCCACTTACTCGGCCTATGCCCCTACTACGCTCAACCGCCCTCTTCAAGGTCAGTCCGACTTTGTCGCCAACTTTAAAGTGGACTTGTTCGTATCAAAAAGCAAAAAACATAATATAGGTTTATACTATAATTATTTTAGCGACAGAATCGCTCTAGTTGGGTCCGACGGTGTTCCCAACGCGATTCAAAAAGGAACCGGAACTTCTGACGTAGTCTATATTTACAGACACAACGACCGCTTCGATCTTAGATCCTCCGTTAGAAATATTATGAATAGCCAATTCAAAATCACTCAAACGGATCCACTGACAGGGCAGGAATACGTGTTTCAAAAATATAGAACCGGTTTAGATATTTCTTTTTCCGCTACATATAAACTTTAA
- a CDS encoding ExbD/TolR family protein, whose protein sequence is MIRIKKKRNLEEISASSMSDIAFLLLVFFMVTAVFFVKEGLNIQLPRKNSNPTLVLRENIYEILIVGDLVKMKNQSIGTKEYRNLIDFREELNLMEIPDIGNKVALIKTTGETKYGNMLDALSVVQIRGFKQISVKRLK, encoded by the coding sequence ATGATCCGAATCAAAAAGAAACGCAATTTAGAAGAAATATCCGCATCTTCTATGTCGGATATCGCATTTCTCTTGCTGGTGTTTTTTATGGTAACAGCGGTATTCTTCGTAAAGGAAGGATTGAACATTCAGCTTCCCAGAAAAAATTCCAATCCGACTTTAGTTCTTCGCGAAAACATCTACGAGATCCTGATTGTAGGAGATTTAGTTAAGATGAAGAATCAATCGATCGGAACGAAAGAATATCGAAACCTGATCGATTTCAGAGAAGAACTCAATCTGATGGAAATTCCCGACATAGGAAACAAAGTCGCATTAATTAAAACTACGGGTGAAACAAAATACGGTAATATGCTGGATGCGTTATCCGTCGTGCAAATCCGAGGATTTAAACAGATCTCAGTAAAAAGGCTAAAATAA
- a CDS encoding mechanosensitive ion channel family protein, with amino-acid sequence MDWNDIQTWISQDFILELGKAAGIFLFVLLFGYILGDRIVPKFSELFFQNKLQNSHPLYKAGRKSVRLLFFLFGTFLFLKFLKLPSGSEEFIFLSYRILSIILLTFSSVHLFSTAFEAYSEQTEGLISSASIINNVTRIILFAVGVLLILQSLGIPIAPILGALGVGGLAVALGLQPTFSNLFSGLSILLGKQLKKGDYVRLQGEGMEGQVQDITWKSTTIRRFNNSTIVVPNSIMAASVFTHFDLPAKEFSIQIEAGVAYQTDLEKVESMAVDIGSEVLRKFYGSPSTKEVSFSYQKFDKSSINFKIELPYHEFTDQFPIKHEFIKLLYSRFQKEGIELRL; translated from the coding sequence ATGGATTGGAATGATATTCAAACCTGGATCTCCCAGGATTTCATTTTAGAATTAGGAAAAGCAGCAGGGATTTTTCTTTTCGTATTACTATTCGGTTATATACTCGGGGATAGAATCGTTCCGAAATTCTCCGAACTTTTCTTTCAGAATAAACTTCAAAATTCACATCCTCTTTATAAAGCGGGCAGAAAAAGCGTCCGTTTGTTATTTTTTCTGTTCGGAACTTTTTTGTTTTTAAAGTTTCTAAAACTCCCTTCAGGTTCCGAAGAATTTATATTTTTAAGTTACCGAATTCTTTCAATCATCCTTTTAACTTTTTCTTCCGTTCATCTGTTTTCAACGGCTTTCGAAGCCTATTCCGAACAAACAGAAGGACTCATTTCTTCCGCTTCGATTATCAATAACGTAACTCGGATCATTTTATTTGCCGTCGGAGTTTTACTGATACTTCAATCTCTCGGTATTCCGATCGCGCCAATTCTGGGAGCACTCGGAGTCGGAGGACTTGCGGTTGCTCTCGGCTTACAACCGACTTTTTCAAATTTATTTTCCGGCTTAAGCATTCTACTCGGAAAACAGCTCAAGAAAGGAGATTATGTACGCTTGCAGGGAGAAGGAATGGAAGGACAGGTGCAGGATATTACTTGGAAAAGTACGACAATCCGCAGATTCAATAACAGTACCATCGTAGTTCCGAACTCTATCATGGCGGCTTCCGTGTTCACACACTTCGACCTACCCGCAAAAGAATTTTCGATTCAGATCGAAGCCGGTGTCGCTTATCAAACAGACTTGGAAAAAGTGGAATCTATGGCTGTCGATATCGGAAGTGAAGTCTTAAGAAAATTCTATGGGTCTCCCTCGACCAAGGAAGTTTCCTTCTCTTACCAAAAGTTCGACAAAAGTTCGATCAATTTCAAAATCGAACTTCCCTATCACGAGTTTACGGACCAATTTCCGATTAAACATGAGTTCATTAAACTTCTGTATTCCCGCTTTCAAAAGGAAGGAATCGAACTTCGCCTTTAG
- a CDS encoding energy transducer TonB produces the protein MERFKIAVLKKGKLRKWIDRYRMEFFLSASFLLQMFVLFFWYTPSVEFNRLDRLVDEVAFVDNLVIQEPNVGEAADDGEFEVTDTIKKKEDPRIAGAQDAIISGATTPVDLTPNVVPDYPSEARSAGITGTSTLELIIADNGQVLRVRSVGKSLGFGLEEAAINAFYKKRYSPSVLDGKPITVKVLIPVRFSLY, from the coding sequence ATGGAAAGATTCAAAATCGCCGTTCTTAAAAAGGGAAAACTCCGAAAGTGGATCGATCGATATCGGATGGAATTTTTTCTATCCGCCTCCTTTCTTCTTCAAATGTTCGTCCTGTTTTTTTGGTATACGCCTTCCGTCGAATTCAATCGATTGGATCGGCTCGTAGACGAGGTAGCGTTCGTTGACAATTTAGTTATACAAGAACCAAATGTCGGAGAAGCAGCAGACGATGGAGAATTCGAAGTAACTGATACAATTAAAAAGAAAGAAGATCCCAGAATCGCAGGAGCACAAGACGCGATCATTTCAGGAGCGACAACCCCCGTAGATCTGACACCGAATGTCGTTCCCGACTATCCCTCGGAAGCCAGATCCGCCGGTATCACTGGAACTTCCACTCTTGAGTTAATTATTGCCGATAATGGACAAGTATTAAGAGTCCGATCCGTTGGGAAATCTCTCGGGTTCGGCTTGGAAGAGGCGGCAATAAACGCATTCTATAAGAAAAGATACTCCCCTTCCGTTCTTGACGGAAAACCCATCACGGTGAAAGTTCTCATCCCGGTTAGATTTAGCCTTTATTAA